One genomic segment of Arachis duranensis cultivar V14167 chromosome 4, aradu.V14167.gnm2.J7QH, whole genome shotgun sequence includes these proteins:
- the LOC107485511 gene encoding uncharacterized protein LOC107485511 isoform X1, with product MGNGSSVSREHEEWRRLTDAAAKREKELQETINKLQESERERRLLIEMLTSNLEDTKKKLIVSDSMVRQLENRLHEERLTTAHGVKKIGELDQEKRRLMKDLESEKAAREEALSKVSVLELQINAAMQDLDSERRRLRGARERLKLQ from the exons ATGGGAAACGGTTCAAGTGTTTCTCGGGAACACGAGGAATGGAGACGACTCACTGATGCTGCTgctaaaagagaaaaagagctacAAGAAACAATAAATAAGCTTCAG GAGTCTGAGAGAGAAAGGCGTTTGCTCATCGAGATGTTGACGTCGAATCTT GAGGATACCAAGAAGAAGCTAATTGTCTCTGATAGTATGGTTCGCCAATTGGAAAACCGATTACATGAAGAGAGGCTTACCACTGCACACGGAGTAAAG AAAATTGGAGAACTtgatcaagaaaaaagaagattaatgaaagacCTTGAGAGTGAAAAG GCAGCTCGAGAAGAAGCACTCTCGAAGGTTTCTGTTCTCGAGCTTCAGATAAATGCTGCAATGCAAGATCTTGATTCAGAGAGGCGGAGGTTAAGAGGTGCCAGGGAAAGGCTAAAGCTTCAGTAA
- the LOC107485511 gene encoding uncharacterized protein LOC107485511 isoform X2, with translation MGNGSSVSREHEEWRRLTDAAAKREKELQETINKLQESERERRLLIEMLTSNLEDTKKKLIVSDSMVRQLENRLHEERLTTAHGVKKIGELDQEKRRLMKDLESEKLEKKHSRRFLFSSFR, from the exons ATGGGAAACGGTTCAAGTGTTTCTCGGGAACACGAGGAATGGAGACGACTCACTGATGCTGCTgctaaaagagaaaaagagctacAAGAAACAATAAATAAGCTTCAG GAGTCTGAGAGAGAAAGGCGTTTGCTCATCGAGATGTTGACGTCGAATCTT GAGGATACCAAGAAGAAGCTAATTGTCTCTGATAGTATGGTTCGCCAATTGGAAAACCGATTACATGAAGAGAGGCTTACCACTGCACACGGAGTAAAG AAAATTGGAGAACTtgatcaagaaaaaagaagattaatgaaagacCTTGAGAGTGAAAAG CTCGAGAAGAAGCACTCTCGAAGGTTTCTGTTCTCGAGCTTCAGATAA